A DNA window from Actinokineospora baliensis contains the following coding sequences:
- a CDS encoding aminoglycoside phosphotransferase family protein, whose protein sequence is MQAIAERQGIHIVGYHDSGWTSIVAIGEIAGHRRVALKALPDRNRFERELTALRHWGGRGTAVLLDADEDAQILIIGLVGGRAGGVNRPPDHTSRVARALPELHRHTAQASRSVPTLTDYYSTVVVPRMVRRSSRLAHLVGAHRVDTALALAQSFGQSQFDLKMLHADLYQENILFNNRREAVFIDPHALMGTPAFDWAFWAIYYDRFEGFELRVSLCEQNTPDLFEETLQWVITIAIDGALYYIDVGDHESARALLLMLDHPMVAACGGWV, encoded by the coding sequence ATGCAGGCCATCGCTGAACGCCAGGGAATACATATCGTCGGCTACCACGACTCGGGTTGGACCTCGATCGTTGCCATCGGAGAGATCGCCGGGCACCGTCGGGTCGCGCTAAAGGCACTGCCTGACCGCAACAGGTTCGAGCGCGAGCTAACTGCGCTCCGCCATTGGGGCGGGAGGGGTACCGCCGTTCTCCTCGACGCAGACGAAGACGCTCAGATCCTCATCATCGGTCTCGTCGGCGGCCGAGCAGGAGGCGTGAATCGTCCGCCCGATCACACGTCTCGCGTTGCACGGGCCTTGCCGGAGCTTCACCGCCACACCGCCCAGGCCAGCCGATCCGTTCCAACGCTAACTGACTATTACTCGACGGTGGTCGTTCCACGGATGGTCAGGCGTTCCAGTCGGCTTGCCCACCTTGTCGGGGCGCATCGCGTGGACACAGCCCTAGCCCTTGCGCAGTCGTTCGGCCAATCCCAATTCGACTTGAAGATGCTTCACGCCGACCTCTATCAGGAGAACATCCTTTTCAATAACAGGAGAGAAGCAGTCTTTATTGACCCTCACGCCTTGATGGGTACTCCCGCGTTTGATTGGGCTTTCTGGGCCATCTACTACGATAGGTTCGAAGGCTTCGAATTGCGAGTTTCGCTGTGCGAACAGAACACTCCCGACCTGTTCGAGGAGACGCTACAGTGGGTAATCACGATCGCTATCGACGGAGCCTTGTACTACATCGACGTCGGGGATCATGAATCAGCAAGGGCGCTCCTCCTGATGCTTGACCATCCCATGGTGGCGGCATGTGGAGGGTGGGTCTAA
- a CDS encoding histidine phosphatase family protein, with protein sequence MTRSFIVRHGRTALSARYIVNGDPTRSISLDDTGQRQCRSVASEPWTSSIETCVTSQFERAIESADLILGQTHAWRCTECSLDEIDYGAFENGPWMTYGAWLDANGCLARPPGARESLNEAAARLVGGLRAALALPGPRLIVGHGLMVSILTAARSGGPVFGTRRALPEAPYASPLVFEDDELGSLLGLLVAELDQSVAASGGMQTPRDVAG encoded by the coding sequence ATGACCAGATCATTCATAGTCCGACACGGTCGCACTGCGCTAAGTGCTCGGTACATCGTCAATGGTGACCCGACAAGGTCGATCTCGCTAGACGACACAGGCCAAAGACAATGTCGGAGCGTTGCAAGCGAGCCCTGGACTTCATCCATTGAGACATGCGTGACGAGTCAGTTTGAACGAGCAATCGAGAGTGCCGATCTAATTCTTGGTCAAACACACGCTTGGCGCTGCACCGAATGTTCTCTAGATGAGATCGACTATGGAGCCTTCGAGAACGGCCCGTGGATGACCTACGGTGCTTGGCTCGACGCGAACGGCTGTCTGGCTAGGCCGCCAGGGGCGCGGGAGTCACTGAACGAGGCGGCAGCTCGGTTGGTCGGCGGCCTTCGCGCTGCGCTTGCACTACCGGGTCCACGTCTCATCGTGGGGCATGGCCTGATGGTCTCGATCCTGACCGCCGCCCGGTCTGGAGGCCCGGTGTTCGGCACCAGGCGGGCCCTGCCGGAAGCACCGTATGCCTCCCCGCTGGTGTTCGAGGACGACGAACTTGGATCTCTCCTGGGGCTACTAGTCGCAGAACTTGATCAGTCCGTCGCCGCCAGTGGCGGGATGCAAACCCCACGTGACGTGGCCGGATAG
- the serS gene encoding serine--tRNA ligase, translated as MHDPRVLLDPSTDAVRKLARRGFQLDLARLSELVQRRSALIQQLDQERGDAKKVAQEVKAAASRREDTTALVERARALKVAIADGEREHRQVEEDLHGFLLDVPNLPEDRCPDGNSDEFAVEVRTWGTPQAFDFPPLDHVDLGERFGIFDFARGVKLSGPRFTVIKGVGAELERAVAQLFLSIHTKRHGYTEFSLPALLNRESLTGTGQLPKFEEDLFKTGVGDRELFLTPTAEVPLTNLHANEILPFESLPLAYTAWTPCFRSEAGSYGRDTRGLIRQHQFSKVEMVRFCDPDQSSQELEAMVGHAEACLRELGLAYRVVALAAGDISFASQFTYDIEVWVPSQNTYREISSCSDCSTYQARRAGIRTKTKDGKKGIPATLNGSGLPIGRTIVALLEQGQQADGSVVLPSSLGQYLGYTKINPDGTTG; from the coding sequence ATGCATGACCCACGTGTGTTGCTCGATCCCTCGACGGATGCCGTTCGCAAGCTGGCCAGGAGGGGCTTCCAGCTCGATCTTGCCCGGCTGAGCGAGCTCGTCCAGCGGCGAAGCGCCCTGATCCAGCAGCTCGATCAGGAGCGTGGGGACGCCAAGAAGGTCGCCCAAGAGGTCAAAGCCGCGGCCAGCCGCCGCGAGGACACCACGGCTCTGGTGGAACGGGCACGTGCACTCAAGGTGGCGATCGCAGACGGCGAGCGAGAGCACCGCCAAGTCGAGGAAGACCTTCACGGGTTCCTCCTGGACGTGCCGAACCTGCCCGAGGACCGATGCCCAGATGGCAACTCGGACGAGTTCGCAGTGGAGGTGCGAACCTGGGGGACGCCACAGGCGTTTGACTTCCCGCCATTGGACCACGTTGACCTAGGCGAACGATTCGGAATTTTCGATTTCGCCAGGGGCGTCAAGCTGTCGGGCCCTCGATTTACGGTGATTAAGGGAGTTGGGGCAGAGTTGGAGCGCGCAGTCGCTCAACTCTTCCTCTCGATACACACAAAGCGCCATGGGTACACCGAGTTCTCCCTGCCCGCATTGCTGAACCGAGAGTCGTTGACAGGAACCGGACAGCTCCCCAAGTTCGAAGAGGATCTTTTCAAGACTGGGGTCGGCGACCGTGAATTGTTCCTCACGCCCACCGCCGAGGTTCCTCTAACCAATCTGCACGCAAACGAGATTCTCCCATTCGAGAGCCTCCCGCTTGCGTACACGGCATGGACGCCATGCTTCCGATCGGAGGCGGGCTCCTACGGCCGCGATACCCGCGGCCTCATCAGGCAGCATCAGTTCTCCAAAGTCGAGATGGTGCGCTTCTGCGATCCAGACCAGTCATCTCAAGAGCTAGAGGCGATGGTCGGTCACGCAGAAGCGTGTCTTCGCGAACTCGGTCTTGCCTACAGAGTGGTAGCACTCGCCGCCGGTGATATCAGCTTTGCTTCCCAGTTCACCTACGACATCGAGGTCTGGGTCCCAAGCCAGAATACTTACCGCGAGATTTCGAGTTGTTCCGATTGCTCTACCTATCAAGCTCGCCGGGCTGGGATTCGCACCAAGACCAAGGACGGAAAGAAGGGTATTCCGGCAACCCTTAACGGTTCTGGCCTTCCAATCGGAAGGACGATCGTTGCGCTACTGGAACAAGGGCAACAGGCGGACGGTTCTGTGGTACTGCCGAGTTCCTTGGGGCAATATCTGGGTTACACGAAGATCAATCCGGACGGGACAACGGGATAA